The window TCACACTAGTCAACGTCAGCACTCCATTAGCACGAAGAGTTTCCAGAAACATCACATGGAAGAAAAGATCCTGAACCACAAAAATCTGcaggaaagagacagaaaagcacAAGGATATTTGTTATGTCatcactattttttttaatatcttagGCTTTCAGATCAATGACATTGTAGCATTAATTACCTTAACGATATAGTTGGTTCCATTCACAGTTTGATAACGGTGGGCAACTGCTTTAAAGACCTTAAAAGTCTTATTCTCGACTGACTCTATCGCATGTTTCAACTGTGTATGAAATAAATCATGTGAATTTCAACTAAATCTGCTAATTACACGTGTGTTTAGGAGTTGAAAAAAAATGGTACCATTCCAGCTCACCTGATCACATTTTGCCTGAATTTCTTCAGTGGCCTTCATGGTGTCGCTCCATCCTTCGCATCCATTGACCGCCACTGTCGCGGTTTCCATTGCCACGGagctgtgagggtgaagttttgatcacccgcgctgttcgttcactagactcagagtaaccactcAAACAACTGTttgcagcagttcaagcttcctctgtcaactctgttcatctgctgctcgctcacctctttcattggtgcaaacagaatatttgtccaaacaagatctcatatctcattgccttctgacattTCCACCCATCTTAACGAACTTCTCttatcttgaccaacaggatacatttgggtgctgggcttggttgtaagcagcttcagcacttttgcaaaacattctcatgttcttcttctcttgtcaacattcctcaaacactcaaaatctacataccatagcatttaaagataatactaataacaacaataacagttcttctcacatttccctcctgtttatggTTAAATGCGTCTTGTTACAAC is drawn from Takifugu flavidus isolate HTHZ2018 chromosome 17, ASM371156v2, whole genome shotgun sequence and contains these coding sequences:
- the cst14a.2 gene encoding cystatin 14a, tandem duplicate 2 isoform X2; this translates as MESVAMETATVAVNGCEGWSDTMKATEEIQAKCDQLKHAIESVENKTFKVFKAVAHRYQTVNGTNYIVKIFVVQDLFFHVMFLETLRANGVLTLTSVIQKKDEDPLVPV